ATAATGCGATGACAAGGAATCACAATGCTTAGCTTATTTTTTCCGTTTGCACTTCCTACTGCGCGAACGGCATTTTCTTTTCTAATTGAAACCGCAATATCCTTATACGATCCAGTTTCTGCGTAAGGAATCGTTGTCAAAGCGTTCCAAACGGATTTCTGAAATTCAGTACCCGTATTAATGTAAGAGAATGAAAACTCATGGCGCTCCCCTTTAAAATATTCATCCATTTCATGATAGCAATTCTGAAGTACTACAGGGGTATCCTTAGTTAACAGATGAGTAACTACGTCTTGATCTGAAAACATAATCGAAATTATAGCTTCTTCCGTCCCAATAATCTCCAAAACACCGATAGGAGTGGAATAATCTGCTTGAAAAGTTTTACTCATATTAAAACCTCCTGCTTCGTAAAGTCTTTAATTTATATTATAGACTATAAGACTATTTAATGCGGAAATTACATTGAAAGGGAGCTAAAATTCATAGTCTTAACTAGACATTAATCAATCACTATTTTCCCATCTTTATCTAGTAACGGAGTCATTCCATTCAACCCCAAACCACTTGTAATGAGATAATTTACACCTGTTTCAGTATCTACTACAATTTTAATAATGCCTCCACTGACGTGTTCTTTTAATTTTACTGTAAATCTTTTTTTCATCATTACATTCCCCCTTCCGATATCTATCATTAATAACTTTCATTATTTAAATTTTACATTAAATTTTTAATGAAAGCTTAAAATAATTAGAACCATGAATTATTCACCAATCTATTAATATAGTCTATGAATGCCTTTTTCATCGTATTTCTTGTCCTTTGCTATTCATAAAAACACTAAAGGGCACTTGCGCTTTTCTTTAAAGAAAGTATATAAGTTTTGATGCCATGAACAGGTAGATTCCCGCTGAAAGAGGACGCGGCGACTTCTGCGGGAATAGCGTGAGCGGAAGGAAGGCTAAAGGCGCCTCTTCTCTGAGGCAACGCCTTCATGACCAACATCCTGTTGGCCTAGGAGACTGAAGCCATGTCCGCGAAAAGCGTCCGCCATAGCGGAAATCAGGTGGTATTTCTAAGTTACTCTTCTTAAAAGGACCGGGCGTCTTTTGCCCGGTTTTCCTTACATTCAAAAGAATAAAATTAGACGACCTTGGTTGATTAATGTTAATCTACAATCGACCAGAGTGGTCTACATATGTTCTTACTGGAATAAACATTAAATAGTTAGGGGGAAATGGTTATTACAAAGCGATTTGAAAATCTAGATGTTAAGAAACAAAAAAGAATTATTGACGCAGCTTTAAATGAGTTTAAGGAGAAAGGTTTTGATCAAGCTTCAACCAACCAAATAGTGAAGAAAGCTGGAATCGGAAAAGGAATGCTCTTTTATTATTTTAAGACTAAACAGGACCTCTATTTGTATTTAATCGAATATTGTCTTGAAATGGTGGAAAATGAGTATTTTGAAGAAATAAATTCCAAAGAACCTGATTTGTTGGAACGAATGAAGCAAATTGTAGTGGTTAAAATGGATTTTCTCTCAAAATATCCAGAAGCCATCAACTTTATAGCCACTATTATTTTGAATGATCAAATTGATGCGGACTTAAAATCTCGGATAGAAACGTTGTATGAAACTGGTTACGCTAGGATTTATGGAAATATAGATTATACGTTTTTTAAAGAGGGGATGGATGTTCAAAAAGCATTTAACTTAATCAGATGGTCGATTGAAGGGTATGAAAATGAACTAAAGCGGCGATTGAAGGGGCAAGATTTAAGTGCAATGGACTATGATTCCTATGTCAAAGAGTTTTTGGATTATATAAATATAATGCGAGCTTTGTATTATAAATAAAGGGAGGGTCAAAATATGTCGATCATACAAACGAATAACTTAACGAAAAAATTTGGGAAGTTCACCGCTTTAGATCATGTGAGTTTAGTAGTGAATGAAGGAGAAGTATATGGATTCATCGGTCCAAATGGAGCGGGTAAATCTACAACGATTCGTCTGTTGCTCGGTATGATTAAAGCATCAGAAGGTGGGGCAACTATTTTTGGTAAGGATGCTTGGAATGATGCTTTGGATATTCATAAACGCGTTTCATATGTACCAGGTGATGTGAACTTATGGCCGAATTTAACGGGCGGAGAAGTAATTGATTTGTTCATGAAATTACGGGGAGCAATAAATAAAAATCGGCGAGAAGAAATGATTGAAAAGTTTAAGTTTGACCCTTCCAAAAAATGTAGAACTTATTCTAAAGGAAATCGACAAAAGGTTGCATTAATAGCAGCATTCGCATCGGGTGCGGACCTATATATTTTGGATGAGCCAACATCAGGTCTAGACCCTCTGATGGAAAGAGTGTTCCAAGAATGTGTGATGGATGCTAAAAAAGAAGGAAAAAGCATTCTACTATCCAGTCATATTCTTTCCGAAGTAGAAAAGTTATGTGATCGAGTAGGAATCATCCGACAAGGTAAAATGATTGAAACAGGTACATTAAGCGAACTAAGACATTTAACTCGAACCAATGTACTCGTCGAAGCGAAGTTGCCAATTATCGGATTAAGTGAATTAAAAGGTATTTATTCTATAGAACAAAACAATCGAGTACTTTCATTCCAAGTAGATTCAGACCAATTGGATGCGGTTATTAGGCATGTTAGTCAGTTTGGAGTTGTAAGATTAGAAAGTGCCCCTCAAAATTTAGAAGACTTATTTATGCGCCATTATGAGGGAGACGCAGTCTGATGTCAAAACAGCTGTTTAAACATACAGGAATGCTTGCCTACTTTATATTACGGCAAAATCGTTTGCGGATCTCTATTTGGATTATTGCTTTACTTTTAATAACACTCAGCACTGCTAATGCATTTAAGGATTTATACCAAACTTCAGAGGATAGACAGGCAATTGCGCAAACAATGTTGAACCCTGCAATGACAGCAATGGTTGGTCATAGTGATGGGTTAGACAACTATACAAACGGAGCGATGATGGCTCATCAGATGTTGCTTTTTACTGCTATAGCAGTTGCTATCATGAGTATTTTACTTGTAGTAAGACATACGCGCGCAGAGGAAGAAGATGGGCAGATGGAATTGATACGCTCGCTACCTATTGGTCGATTGTCGAATTTAAGTGCCACTGTCTTAGTTGTGAGTGGAACGAATATTTTATTAGCTTTCTTAATGGGTTTTGGATTGTACGCATTAGGAATTGAAAGTATGGATTTAGAAGGCTCCGTGTTATACGGAGCGGCTTTAGGGGCAACGGGAATCATTTTTACAGGGATAACAGCTGTATTTGCCCAACTATCGGAGAACTCTCGCGGGACAATAGGGTTAAGTTTTGCCGTACTAATTATCGCGTATTTAATTCGAGCGGTAGGAGATGTTAGCAATGAAACACTTTCCTGGTTTTCACCCCTAGGAATCCCATTAAAAGCGGAAGTCTATGTTCACAATAACTGGTCACCCATTTTATTGCTAATAGGTTTAGCATTAGTTTTACTAGCACTGGCAATCTATCTAAATTCCATCAGAGATTTAGCAGCAGGATTTCTACCATCTAGACCAGGTAAAATGCATGCATCAGCCTTTTTGAAAAGTCCAATAGGTCTCGCACTAAGGATTCAACGTACAGGATTGATTGCTTGGGCAATTGGAATATTAATATTGGGAGCTTCATATGGTTCTGTTTTAGGTGATTTGGAATCATTTTTCAAGGACGTGGAAATGATGAAAATACTAATCAAACCAGTTGAAGGATTTTCATTAATAGAGCAATTTATACCCATATTAATGACGGTGTTGGCGATGCTCTGCACGGTTCCTGTACTCATCATACTATTTAAATTGAAAAGTGAAGAAAAGAAGAATCATACGGAGCATTTACTCAGCCGTGGAATATCTCGAGCCAGGATAATAGGTAGTTATTTTGTCATTTCGATCGGTAGTAGTGTAATGATGCTATTCTTAGCAGTAGTCGGTTTATGGTCCGCAAGTGCAACAGTAATGGATGACGCTATTTCTTTTGCAACACTTTTTAATGCGGGGATGGTCTACTTACCTGCGATGTGGACGATGATTAGTTTGGCAGTATTATTGGTAGGATTTCTTCCACAATTTACAGGTTTCGCGTGGTTGTATTTAGTGTATTCCTTTGTAGTTGTTTATTTAGGTGGTTTACTTCAAATTCCTAACTGGATGAGCAATCTTACGCCGTATGGCCATATTCCAAAATTACCAGTGCAGGAAATGGACTATATGTCAGTGACTGTATTGTTAATCATAGCAATTGTTTTAGCTACTGCAGGATTCATCTTATACAATAGGAGAGATATATTGGGGTGATAGAATTATGATACTATTATTTCCAAAATTTAATAGACTAGAATGCAAGGTGTTATCAGTGGTGATCCTTTTTGGAATATGCTCAGGTAATGCCTTTTTTAGTTCCTAAAAGAAGAACCGGTGAAGGTAATATGGAAAGTAATGTCGAAACAAAGGATATGCCATGAATGAACAGGGGGATGATTTTTTTGTGGAATGGGGATATTGTCGAAATAATCACCATTATTTTAGCGTGGTTTGTAATTGGAATGATTGCATTTCGTTTATATAAAAAGCATTCGGAAAAGCCTAAGTTGTGGAAAGTAATTATCGTTATCTTATTAGGTTTCTTTTCTTTTTCATTTAATTGGAATGTTTTTGATAGAATGATACAGGTTGCAGTCCTGCCACTTGGTGTATGGATTTTATATGGGGTTTTAAAAAGAAAAAAAGAGAGATGGGAGAAGTATCGCCCTTTTGCTTGGTTGGGCTTTTTTGCTAATTTTATTTTATTGTCGTTTATTTTAGTCGCTTTACCAATAAATTTTTTCATATTCCCTGAAAATAAACCAGAAACCTATATTTCAAATGTAGAAAAAGCCTTCATTATTAATATTCATCCATCTGCAAAGGAACACCAACAAGTTAAAGAAAACTTACTAAAGCTTATTCATCGTTTAAAGCAAGAAGAGTTCTTTAGTGATGAATGGTATAACGAGACGTATATGGATACCGAGTCGAATAAAAGAAAAGAACGATTTCCATATATGCTTATTAATACGTTACCTAAATGGGGGAGCGGTTTAAGTGCTATCGTATATATAGAAGGTGATGGAAAAGGGCTTTTAATCGTAACACCGAAAAAGCAATATTATTTTCACTCTGATCAATCACTATTAGAGGAGGGGAAGTAAATGACGAAGACAAAGTTTCTCACTTTAATAGGGATTGTCTTGATTTTATTGACTGCATTCACCGTTTATTGGTTTTATTTTTCGAAGCCAGAGCCTTTTTTAACAAATGAACAGATGGTCAAGGAGATGAATCGTTTCAGTCCAGGAACTGATGCGAGCATCATTCAAGATACTGTCTACTTTGACGAACAGCATGTATATGTCCCTTTTGTATCGGTAGATAACAAATACGGTTTTAGTTTTTGGGAATGGCAACATCATAAATGGCAAGCTGTATTCATTTCTACAAATGGTGATA
The nucleotide sequence above comes from Psychrobacillus glaciei. Encoded proteins:
- a CDS encoding methylated-DNA--[protein]-cysteine S-methyltransferase, which encodes MSKTFQADYSTPIGVLEIIGTEEAIISIMFSDQDVVTHLLTKDTPVVLQNCYHEMDEYFKGERHEFSFSYINTGTEFQKSVWNALTTIPYAETGSYKDIAVSIRKENAVRAVGSANGKNKLSIVIPCHRIIGSNGKLTGYAGGLWRKEWLLAHEQKFMK
- a CDS encoding DUF6440 family protein; amino-acid sequence: MMKKRFTVKLKEHVSGGIIKIVVDTETGVNYLITSGLGLNGMTPLLDKDGKIVID
- a CDS encoding TetR/AcrR family transcriptional regulator, with translation MVITKRFENLDVKKQKRIIDAALNEFKEKGFDQASTNQIVKKAGIGKGMLFYYFKTKQDLYLYLIEYCLEMVENEYFEEINSKEPDLLERMKQIVVVKMDFLSKYPEAINFIATIILNDQIDADLKSRIETLYETGYARIYGNIDYTFFKEGMDVQKAFNLIRWSIEGYENELKRRLKGQDLSAMDYDSYVKEFLDYINIMRALYYK
- a CDS encoding ABC transporter ATP-binding protein, whose product is MSIIQTNNLTKKFGKFTALDHVSLVVNEGEVYGFIGPNGAGKSTTIRLLLGMIKASEGGATIFGKDAWNDALDIHKRVSYVPGDVNLWPNLTGGEVIDLFMKLRGAINKNRREEMIEKFKFDPSKKCRTYSKGNRQKVALIAAFASGADLYILDEPTSGLDPLMERVFQECVMDAKKEGKSILLSSHILSEVEKLCDRVGIIRQGKMIETGTLSELRHLTRTNVLVEAKLPIIGLSELKGIYSIEQNNRVLSFQVDSDQLDAVIRHVSQFGVVRLESAPQNLEDLFMRHYEGDAV
- a CDS encoding ABC transporter permease, encoding MSKQLFKHTGMLAYFILRQNRLRISIWIIALLLITLSTANAFKDLYQTSEDRQAIAQTMLNPAMTAMVGHSDGLDNYTNGAMMAHQMLLFTAIAVAIMSILLVVRHTRAEEEDGQMELIRSLPIGRLSNLSATVLVVSGTNILLAFLMGFGLYALGIESMDLEGSVLYGAALGATGIIFTGITAVFAQLSENSRGTIGLSFAVLIIAYLIRAVGDVSNETLSWFSPLGIPLKAEVYVHNNWSPILLLIGLALVLLALAIYLNSIRDLAAGFLPSRPGKMHASAFLKSPIGLALRIQRTGLIAWAIGILILGASYGSVLGDLESFFKDVEMMKILIKPVEGFSLIEQFIPILMTVLAMLCTVPVLIILFKLKSEEKKNHTEHLLSRGISRARIIGSYFVISIGSSVMMLFLAVVGLWSASATVMDDAISFATLFNAGMVYLPAMWTMISLAVLLVGFLPQFTGFAWLYLVYSFVVVYLGGLLQIPNWMSNLTPYGHIPKLPVQEMDYMSVTVLLIIAIVLATAGFILYNRRDILG